In one window of Kitasatospora sp. MMS16-BH015 DNA:
- a CDS encoding bifunctional 2-polyprenyl-6-hydroxyphenol methylase/3-demethylubiquinol 3-O-methyltransferase UbiG, translated as MKTSSLWGTPQSRYYRLLQRIEENTPAGQPPTMAVIGCADGKYVLPAARRGFKVWAIDIDEVALFGGYKKDLTGEVLMPGLASRVKAEGLEDLVEVVHGDFMAAPPQQKFDAVFTSGALQYSNNLEHSLEQMVTEVGACVKPGGLLYIDYMLPYEEKYQGRAICPEAPWWKEYFTSRPVWEVKHNRVMPPTLDKAHVEYPVDHYHQWGHLLARRTAA; from the coding sequence GTGAAGACGTCCAGCCTCTGGGGCACCCCGCAGTCCCGCTACTACCGCCTGCTCCAGCGGATCGAGGAGAACACCCCCGCCGGGCAGCCGCCCACCATGGCCGTGATCGGCTGCGCCGACGGCAAGTACGTGCTGCCCGCCGCCCGCCGCGGCTTCAAGGTGTGGGCGATCGACATCGACGAGGTCGCGCTGTTCGGCGGCTACAAGAAGGACCTCACCGGCGAGGTGCTGATGCCCGGCCTCGCCTCCCGGGTCAAGGCCGAGGGCCTGGAGGACCTGGTCGAGGTGGTGCACGGCGACTTCATGGCCGCGCCGCCGCAGCAGAAGTTCGACGCCGTGTTCACCAGCGGCGCGCTCCAGTACTCCAACAACCTGGAGCACTCGCTGGAGCAGATGGTCACCGAGGTGGGCGCCTGCGTGAAGCCGGGCGGTCTGCTCTACATCGACTACATGCTGCCGTACGAGGAGAAGTACCAGGGCCGGGCCATCTGTCCGGAGGCACCGTGGTGGAAGGAGTACTTCACCTCCCGCCCGGTCTGGGAGGTGAAGCACAACCGCGTCATGCCGCCGACCCTCGACAAGGCGCACGTCGAGTACCCGGTGGACCACTACCACCAGTGGGGCCACCTGCTGGCCCGCCGCACGGCCGCGTGA
- a CDS encoding MFS transporter, which translates to MPLIDRDARALLTANRTFRTVWAGEVLANFGMQLTTFALPLVAVSTVHASGLGVGLVSFAQFLPVLLFSLVAGVVVDRHPPRHTLVLGSILRGAALAGLGLAAATGRVTLLELGLATGLVGTANVFYEVAYQSTVPKIVPTDSIAAANGLQQAVYSVGELAGPSVAGFLLGRLGLSPTLAVAVALFVGAIVSGSLLRGVGAAGAGREPVLRSIRTGLRYTWSLRPIRDLCVQAGLANLLSQAFMTVFLLQAVRELGLGSATVGVILGIGSLGSVAGSLYAARLAARLTVGRTLLAGVTLLALGLLGVPAAVAVGGYVPVLASLAFVVLGFGVSLFNVYAVSLRQSIPQPQQLGAVTASYRMVALGTLPAGGLLGGALADVLSPHTAAWVIGTACLAAPLWLLASPLRTVRTLADAKLLGANTPSVEGMSDQRKPSLGQPAEYVP; encoded by the coding sequence ATGCCGCTGATCGACCGGGACGCCCGGGCCCTGCTGACCGCCAACCGGACCTTCCGCACCGTGTGGGCCGGCGAGGTGCTGGCCAACTTCGGCATGCAGCTGACCACCTTCGCGCTGCCGCTGGTCGCCGTCTCCACCGTGCACGCGAGCGGGCTGGGCGTCGGCCTGGTCTCCTTCGCTCAGTTCCTGCCGGTGCTGCTCTTCTCACTGGTCGCCGGGGTGGTGGTGGACCGGCACCCGCCGCGCCACACCCTGGTGCTCGGCAGCATCCTGCGCGGCGCCGCCCTGGCCGGGCTCGGCCTGGCGGCCGCCACCGGCCGGGTCACCCTGCTCGAACTCGGCCTGGCCACCGGGCTGGTGGGCACCGCCAACGTGTTCTACGAGGTGGCGTACCAGTCCACCGTGCCCAAGATCGTGCCCACCGACTCGATCGCCGCCGCCAACGGGCTCCAGCAGGCGGTCTACTCGGTCGGCGAGCTGGCCGGCCCCTCGGTGGCCGGCTTCCTGCTCGGCCGGCTCGGCCTCTCCCCCACCCTGGCCGTGGCGGTGGCGCTGTTCGTCGGCGCGATCGTCAGCGGCAGCCTGCTGCGCGGGGTCGGCGCGGCCGGCGCCGGCCGCGAGCCGGTGCTGCGCTCGATCCGCACCGGGCTGCGCTACACCTGGTCGCTGCGCCCGATCCGCGACCTGTGCGTGCAGGCCGGGCTGGCCAATCTGCTCTCCCAGGCGTTCATGACCGTCTTCCTGCTCCAGGCCGTGCGCGAACTCGGCCTGGGCAGTGCCACGGTGGGGGTGATCCTGGGCATCGGCAGCCTGGGCTCGGTGGCCGGCTCGCTCTACGCGGCCCGGCTGGCCGCCCGGCTCACCGTCGGCCGCACCCTGCTGGCCGGGGTCACCCTGCTGGCCCTCGGCCTGCTCGGCGTGCCCGCCGCGGTGGCCGTCGGCGGGTACGTGCCGGTGCTCGCCTCGCTCGCCTTCGTGGTGCTCGGCTTCGGCGTCTCTCTCTTCAACGTGTACGCGGTGAGCCTGCGCCAGTCGATCCCCCAGCCGCAGCAGCTCGGCGCCGTCACGGCCAGCTACCGGATGGTGGCCCTGGGCACCCTGCCGGCCGGCGGCCTGCTCGGCGGCGCGCTGGCCGACGTGCTCTCCCCGCACACCGCCGCCTGGGTGATCGGCACCGCCTGCCTGGCCGCCCCGCTCTGGCTGCTCGCCTCCCCGCTGCGCACCGTCCGCACCCTGGCGGACGCCAAGCTGCTCGGCGCCAACACGCCCTCAGTTGAGGGGATGTCAGATCAGCGCAAACCGTCGCTCGGTCAACCCGCCGAGTATGTCCCGTAG
- a CDS encoding TIGR00730 family Rossman fold protein, whose amino-acid sequence MNICVFLSATNLDERYARPVRDFGTLLAEYGHTLVWGGSNVGLMKVIADSVAEAGGSMIGVSVEFLSHIVRPGVDEMIVTADLAERKELLREKADVVVVAPGGMGTLDETTDILELKNHYKTGVPVIMLNTEGFYNGLREQFQRMEQDGFLPIPLAELVHFADTEQDVFAYLDSRAEAAAAA is encoded by the coding sequence ATGAATATCTGCGTCTTCCTTTCGGCGACCAATCTCGACGAGCGTTACGCCCGTCCGGTGCGCGATTTCGGCACGCTTCTGGCCGAGTACGGCCACACCCTGGTGTGGGGCGGTTCGAATGTCGGCCTGATGAAGGTGATAGCGGACAGCGTGGCCGAGGCCGGCGGTTCGATGATCGGTGTCTCGGTGGAATTCCTCTCGCACATCGTCCGGCCCGGCGTCGACGAGATGATCGTCACCGCCGACCTGGCCGAGCGCAAGGAATTGCTGCGGGAGAAGGCCGATGTCGTGGTGGTGGCCCCGGGCGGGATGGGGACGCTGGACGAGACCACCGACATCCTGGAGCTCAAGAACCACTACAAGACCGGTGTCCCGGTGATCATGCTGAACACCGAGGGTTTCTACAACGGTCTGCGCGAGCAGTTCCAGCGGATGGAGCAGGACGGCTTCCTGCCCATTCCGCTGGCCGAGCTGGTGCATTTCGCGGACACCGAGCAGGATGTGTTCGCCTACCTCGACAGCCGTGCCGAGGCGGCCGCGGCGGCCTGA
- a CDS encoding pyridoxal-phosphate dependent enzyme — protein MFSHIADALAVPDIVRLEAGLYVVRFESMKVTSALAAVRRLMAEGVIRPGDTLVDSSSGVYAYGLALACKRYGFECRIIASPAVDATLKTQLELLGAVVDQPGSSPDAKLDQAGRVELAVEFVKNHPRAHWMRQYHDQGHYDGYAPVARQLAEGLGTERLTLVGGVGTGASTGGLHRGLTELGVQTELIGVQPFGSVSFASQAVEDPEFLIAGIGSGIPFGNIAYEAYREIHWMDFTYARSGCIELLREHCVFAGLSSGAAYVVARWHAQRRAQSTEHPVVFIAPDTGHRYLNEVFAGPAPVVERDEQQYPRRVTTPGELGLPWCVTDWQQHRAGFPCPGGEG, from the coding sequence TTGTTCAGCCACATCGCAGACGCGCTGGCCGTGCCGGACATCGTCCGGCTGGAGGCCGGACTGTACGTCGTCAGATTCGAATCGATGAAGGTGACCTCCGCCCTCGCGGCGGTGCGGCGCCTGATGGCCGAGGGCGTGATCCGCCCCGGCGACACCTTGGTGGACAGCTCCAGCGGGGTCTACGCCTACGGGCTCGCGCTGGCCTGCAAGCGGTACGGCTTCGAGTGCCGGATCATCGCCTCACCGGCCGTGGACGCCACTCTCAAGACCCAGTTGGAGCTGCTCGGCGCCGTGGTCGACCAGCCCGGCTCCTCGCCGGACGCCAAGCTCGACCAGGCCGGCCGGGTCGAGCTGGCGGTGGAGTTCGTCAAGAATCACCCCCGGGCACACTGGATGCGCCAGTACCACGACCAGGGCCACTACGACGGCTACGCCCCGGTGGCCCGCCAACTCGCCGAGGGGCTCGGCACCGAGCGGCTCACCCTGGTCGGCGGGGTCGGCACCGGCGCCTCCACCGGCGGCCTGCACCGCGGCCTGACCGAGCTCGGGGTGCAGACCGAGCTGATCGGCGTGCAGCCCTTCGGCTCCGTCTCCTTCGCCAGCCAGGCCGTCGAGGACCCGGAGTTCCTGATCGCCGGGATCGGCAGCGGCATCCCGTTCGGCAACATCGCCTACGAGGCCTACCGCGAGATCCACTGGATGGACTTCACCTACGCCCGCTCCGGCTGCATCGAGCTGCTCCGCGAGCACTGCGTCTTCGCGGGCCTCTCCAGCGGCGCGGCCTACGTGGTCGCCCGGTGGCACGCGCAGCGCCGGGCGCAGTCGACGGAGCACCCCGTGGTCTTCATCGCCCCCGACACCGGGCACCGGTACCTGAACGAGGTGTTCGCCGGCCCCGCCCCGGTGGTCGAGCGCGACGAGCAGCAGTACCCGCGCCGGGTCACCACGCCCGGAGAGCTCGGGCTGCCCTGGTGCGTGACCGACTGGCAGCAGCACCGGGCCGGCTTCCCCTGTCCGGGCGGGGAGGGTTGA
- a CDS encoding GNAT family N-acetyltransferase gives MSFITGAIRHSHRISEVAAAWDSVANDLYSLPNWLATAEARAPGRCHYAVLSEADGTPQGGLVAYETGPDGWHFANPVALLARSTEAVAEHLDSAELAELTTCAKELTEAQDQLHPALACYLPSGYRPGLLPGPDPAGTVTEALLDQLDALAAEGGYPTAAVLHVPERASALRERLERRGYLPFVAVGDCVLHTPWADFGGYLGSLKSHRRTAVRREIRAFAESGAELRETGLDSLGEAHALLHAGHMRRYGHPAEPAASRQLITSIQTHRTGTGRVFEAWRGTELIGFVVCYQLGDVFYPKMIGVAEGEKRSSAYFNLTYYEPVRVALAEGIRQIVYGPEAYGAKALRGCALERLVSHVRLPAGQRTAGARAAALVDLGHRRRMDRHDWAQAGADADAHTDARS, from the coding sequence ATGTCGTTCATAACCGGGGCGATCCGTCACTCGCACCGCATCAGTGAAGTCGCAGCCGCCTGGGATTCGGTGGCGAACGACCTCTACTCCCTCCCGAACTGGCTGGCCACCGCCGAGGCCCGCGCGCCCGGCCGCTGCCACTACGCGGTGCTCTCCGAGGCCGACGGCACCCCGCAGGGCGGTCTGGTCGCCTACGAGACCGGCCCGGACGGCTGGCACTTCGCCAACCCGGTGGCCCTGCTGGCCCGCAGCACCGAGGCGGTGGCCGAACACCTCGACTCCGCCGAGCTCGCCGAACTGACCACGTGCGCGAAGGAGTTGACCGAGGCGCAGGACCAGCTCCACCCCGCCCTGGCCTGCTACCTGCCCAGCGGCTACCGCCCCGGCCTGCTGCCCGGGCCCGACCCGGCGGGCACCGTCACCGAGGCTCTGCTCGACCAGCTGGACGCCCTCGCCGCCGAGGGCGGCTACCCCACCGCCGCCGTGCTGCACGTGCCCGAGCGCGCCAGCGCCCTGCGCGAGCGCCTGGAGCGGCGCGGCTACCTGCCCTTCGTGGCCGTCGGCGACTGCGTGCTGCACACCCCGTGGGCCGACTTCGGGGGCTACCTCGGCAGCCTGAAGAGCCACCGCCGCACGGCGGTGCGCCGGGAGATCCGGGCCTTCGCCGAATCCGGGGCCGAGCTGCGCGAGACCGGCCTGGACAGCCTGGGCGAGGCCCACGCCCTGCTGCACGCCGGGCACATGAGGCGCTACGGACACCCGGCGGAGCCCGCCGCCTCCCGGCAGCTGATCACGAGCATCCAGACCCACCGCACCGGCACCGGCCGGGTCTTCGAGGCCTGGCGCGGCACGGAGTTGATCGGGTTCGTGGTCTGCTACCAGCTCGGCGACGTGTTCTACCCGAAGATGATCGGCGTCGCCGAGGGCGAGAAGCGCAGCAGCGCCTACTTCAACCTGACCTACTACGAGCCGGTCCGGGTGGCACTCGCCGAGGGCATCCGGCAGATCGTCTACGGCCCCGAGGCGTACGGCGCCAAGGCACTGCGCGGCTGCGCCCTGGAGCGCCTGGTCAGCCACGTCCGGCTGCCCGCCGGTCAGCGGACGGCCGGAGCCCGGGCCGCCGCCCTGGTCGACCTCGGCCACCGCCGCCGGATGGACCGGCACGACTGGGCCCAGGCCGGCGCCGACGCCGACGCCCACACCGACGCGCGGAGCTGA
- a CDS encoding SAM-dependent methyltransferase, with protein MTLSILGTGYGADVTTSVAAALAEAEVVIGHPVFVAEVKDLINPAADCFDVLDRLAEGEDVFAARTRIAAEHSAAGAAVVLLSGGDPGLLGMAGPALHHLHRAGLERELETARVLPGLSAWQYASAALGAPFNSGLGVLSLCLYTHTEEKVRRQVEGLAASGLGLVAYMLRHNGEQLPELFPTPEPAAELARRRFLLLRDALLAHRPADTPLFLLTGLGRGSAGSSRTAALADALELWEAAGEESVLCVPGADHEQGTGRVWTMT; from the coding sequence ATGACGCTCAGCATCCTGGGCACCGGCTACGGAGCGGACGTCACCACCTCGGTGGCCGCCGCCCTGGCCGAGGCCGAGGTGGTGATCGGGCACCCGGTCTTCGTGGCCGAGGTGAAGGACCTGATCAACCCGGCCGCCGACTGCTTCGACGTGCTCGACCGGCTGGCCGAGGGCGAGGACGTGTTCGCCGCCCGCACCCGGATCGCCGCCGAGCACTCGGCGGCGGGCGCCGCCGTGGTGCTGCTCTCGGGCGGCGACCCGGGCCTGCTCGGGATGGCCGGGCCAGCCCTGCACCACCTCCACCGAGCCGGTCTGGAGCGGGAGTTGGAGACGGCCCGGGTGCTGCCCGGGCTCTCCGCCTGGCAGTACGCCTCGGCCGCGCTCGGCGCCCCGTTCAACAGCGGGCTCGGCGTGCTCTCGCTCTGCCTGTACACCCACACCGAGGAGAAGGTGCGGCGGCAGGTCGAGGGCCTGGCCGCCTCCGGCCTGGGCCTGGTCGCCTACATGCTGCGGCACAACGGCGAGCAGCTGCCCGAGCTCTTCCCCACCCCCGAGCCGGCCGCCGAACTCGCCCGCCGCCGCTTCCTACTGCTGCGCGACGCGCTGCTGGCCCACCGCCCGGCCGACACCCCGCTCTTCCTGCTCACCGGCCTCGGCCGGGGCAGCGCGGGCAGCAGCCGCACCGCCGCGCTGGCCGACGCGCTGGAGCTGTGGGAGGCCGCCGGCGAGGAGTCGGTGCTCTGCGTGCCGGGCGCCGACCACGAGCAGGGCACCGGTCGCGTCTGGACGATGACCTGA
- a CDS encoding thioesterase II family protein translates to MTRYLPGGGHAGERLPGALRVFCFPYAGGAASTYARWQRLLGLEVEVLPVQLPGREGRMAEKRFTNLPALVDELDRELGPELEHPHVLFGHSMGALIAFALAERRLIQGSRPAEAVLLSAYRAPHLPPPEFAAPDATEHELVESLVRLGGIPQVLLDHPDWLSALLPIARDDLLMCSGPGPSGTVPLPMPVHTFAGTEDLLVTPDEVRQWDRYAEGDFGMRMVPGGHFFIRESEQEFLVELRDILGGLTERRFALI, encoded by the coding sequence ATGACGCGGTATCTGCCGGGGGGCGGGCACGCGGGCGAGCGGCTGCCCGGGGCGTTGCGGGTGTTCTGCTTCCCGTACGCCGGCGGGGCGGCCTCCACGTACGCCCGGTGGCAGCGGCTGCTCGGGCTCGAGGTGGAGGTGCTGCCCGTTCAGCTGCCCGGCCGGGAGGGCCGGATGGCGGAGAAACGGTTCACCAATCTGCCCGCCCTGGTCGACGAGCTCGACCGGGAGCTCGGGCCCGAGCTGGAGCACCCGCACGTGCTGTTCGGCCACAGCATGGGCGCGCTGATCGCCTTCGCGCTGGCCGAGCGCCGACTGATCCAGGGCTCCCGCCCGGCCGAGGCGGTACTGCTCAGCGCCTACCGGGCCCCGCACCTGCCGCCGCCGGAGTTCGCCGCCCCGGACGCCACCGAGCACGAGCTGGTGGAGAGCCTGGTGCGGCTCGGCGGCATCCCCCAGGTGCTGCTCGACCACCCGGACTGGCTCTCCGCCCTGCTGCCGATCGCCCGGGACGACCTGCTGATGTGCTCCGGCCCCGGCCCGAGCGGCACCGTGCCGCTGCCGATGCCGGTGCACACCTTCGCCGGGACGGAGGACCTGCTGGTCACCCCGGACGAGGTGCGGCAGTGGGACCGCTACGCCGAGGGCGACTTCGGGATGCGGATGGTGCCCGGCGGGCACTTCTTCATCCGGGAGAGCGAGCAGGAGTTCCTGGTCGAACTACGGGACATACTCGGCGGGTTGACCGAGCGACGGTTTGCGCTGATCTGA
- a CDS encoding PLP-dependent lyase/thiolase — translation MAAFAPLSPALTGLECVRCAARYPVEDHPRGCPACHAAGQSANLYCRYAEGTPLAQRLPYPGAWNFGVGPTPLTARPGLPEVLVKNEAISHTGSHKDRFAAQVVAHAVARGYRAVAVGSSGNAGYALAAHAAAAGLACVVAAFNYLPESTRAQLECLGADLRLFEEDGDRLRCIADLADDPAVLTVSSITDPVTGSHCIGIEGYKQIAWELAEQHPADLHHVVVPSSRGDLAWGIHLGFQDLQELTGRPAPRLHLVEPIPRLAAVLAGSAGLTDRFPGDIGRLHSIGGDTTTHQAHRAVVAGGGTALVVTDHQADLAFRRLTGRGQVWERSSATVFAAYEALRADGTVRAGEQTALVATSHLFKGL, via the coding sequence ATGGCCGCCTTCGCCCCCCTCTCCCCGGCGCTGACCGGCCTGGAGTGCGTGCGCTGCGCGGCCCGCTACCCGGTGGAGGACCACCCGCGCGGCTGCCCCGCCTGCCACGCGGCCGGGCAGAGCGCCAACCTGTACTGCCGGTACGCCGAGGGCACGCCCCTGGCGCAGCGGCTCCCCTACCCCGGCGCCTGGAACTTCGGCGTCGGCCCCACCCCGCTCACCGCCCGCCCGGGCCTGCCGGAGGTGCTGGTCAAGAACGAGGCGATCAGCCACACCGGCTCGCACAAGGACCGGTTCGCGGCCCAGGTGGTCGCGCACGCGGTGGCCCGGGGCTACCGGGCGGTCGCGGTCGGCTCCTCCGGCAACGCCGGGTACGCGCTGGCCGCCCACGCGGCGGCGGCCGGATTGGCCTGCGTGGTGGCCGCCTTCAACTACCTGCCCGAATCAACCCGCGCCCAACTGGAGTGCCTCGGAGCCGACTTGCGGCTCTTCGAGGAGGACGGCGACCGGCTCCGCTGCATCGCCGACCTGGCCGACGACCCGGCGGTGCTCACCGTGTCGAGCATCACCGACCCGGTGACCGGCAGCCACTGCATCGGCATCGAGGGCTACAAGCAGATCGCCTGGGAGCTCGCCGAGCAGCATCCTGCCGACCTGCACCACGTGGTGGTCCCCTCCAGCCGGGGCGACCTGGCCTGGGGCATCCACCTCGGCTTCCAGGACCTGCAGGAGCTGACCGGCCGCCCGGCCCCCCGGCTCCACCTGGTCGAACCCATCCCTCGGCTGGCCGCCGTACTGGCCGGCTCGGCCGGCCTCACCGACCGCTTCCCCGGCGACATCGGCCGTCTGCACTCGATCGGCGGCGACACCACCACCCACCAGGCCCACCGGGCCGTGGTGGCCGGCGGCGGCACCGCCCTGGTGGTCACCGACCACCAGGCCGACCTGGCCTTCCGCCGGCTGACCGGCCGGGGCCAGGTCTGGGAGCGCAGCAGCGCGACGGTCTTCGCCGCGTACGAGGCGCTGCGCGCCGACGGCACCGTGCGGGCCGGTGAGCAGACCGCCTTGGTCGCCACCTCGCACCTCTTCAAGGGCCTCTAG
- a CDS encoding non-canonical purine NTP pyrophosphatase, translated as MSRILLASQNSIKIEETRLVFPEVGTLDLELLEVQHTDPAEVVRHKLAQVRALDLEVPVLVEDTGLAVDAWDGLPGALVKWFVGGLGPARLKELMATPGAPLGATATSAVGLVHRGDCEVWVGHLAGRLVDARGGLGGWTPIFEVGATGQTLGEMSLADRMHHTMRRAPLERARGWLTARGWTG; from the coding sequence GTGAGCCGAATCCTGCTGGCGAGCCAGAACAGCATCAAGATCGAGGAGACCCGCCTGGTCTTCCCGGAGGTCGGCACGCTGGACCTCGAACTCCTGGAGGTGCAGCACACCGACCCCGCCGAGGTGGTCCGGCACAAGCTGGCGCAGGTGCGGGCCCTCGACCTCGAGGTGCCCGTGCTGGTCGAGGACACCGGCCTGGCGGTGGACGCCTGGGACGGGCTGCCCGGTGCGCTGGTCAAGTGGTTCGTCGGCGGGCTCGGCCCGGCCCGGCTCAAGGAGCTGATGGCCACCCCGGGCGCTCCGCTCGGGGCCACCGCCACCAGCGCGGTCGGCCTGGTGCACCGGGGCGATTGCGAGGTCTGGGTCGGTCACCTGGCCGGCCGGCTGGTGGACGCCCGGGGCGGCCTGGGCGGCTGGACGCCGATCTTCGAGGTCGGCGCCACCGGGCAGACCCTCGGCGAGATGAGCCTGGCCGACCGGATGCACCACACCATGCGGCGCGCGCCGCTGGAGCGGGCCCGCGGCTGGCTGACCGCCCGGGGCTGGACGGGCTGA
- a CDS encoding YqcI/YcgG family protein, translating into MADPHLTAPSDAVRAMEPIVNGTLCPFATKARLRGAPCFDPLRTLRENLEDSVEPLLAFSRDAEREGLDGFLYRFPAAAVGTGVEELGELVRLLVDVLAEADPVCPAGRDRAEILGGKWRFRFAGIDYFLAVFSPVYGADHSRSTFGITDSVFLMMQPNSSFHARLGAQGRKTRAKIRAKFTDAHGGYPSYETEAFKFVLPLRHEDPPVEWYDAEISRLKVAG; encoded by the coding sequence ATGGCTGACCCCCACCTGACCGCCCCCTCCGACGCGGTCCGGGCCATGGAGCCCATCGTCAACGGCACCCTCTGCCCCTTCGCCACCAAGGCCCGGCTGCGCGGCGCCCCGTGCTTCGACCCGTTACGCACCCTCCGGGAGAACCTGGAGGATTCGGTGGAACCGCTGCTGGCCTTCTCCCGGGACGCCGAGCGGGAGGGCCTGGACGGATTCCTCTACCGTTTCCCGGCCGCGGCGGTCGGCACCGGGGTGGAGGAATTGGGCGAACTCGTCCGCCTGCTGGTGGACGTGCTGGCCGAGGCCGATCCGGTCTGTCCGGCCGGCCGCGACCGGGCGGAGATCCTCGGCGGTAAATGGCGCTTCCGGTTCGCCGGGATCGACTACTTCCTGGCCGTCTTCTCTCCGGTCTACGGCGCGGACCACAGCCGGTCGACTTTCGGGATCACCGATTCGGTCTTCCTGATGATGCAGCCGAACAGCTCTTTCCACGCCCGGCTCGGCGCCCAGGGCCGGAAGACCCGGGCGAAGATCCGGGCCAAATTCACGGACGCCCACGGCGGATATCCGTCCTACGAGACGGAGGCGTTCAAGTTCGTTCTCCCGCTGCGCCACGAAGACCCGCCGGTCGAATGGTACGATGCGGAAATTTCTCGACTGAAAGTGGCCGGGTGA
- a CDS encoding ATP-grasp domain-containing protein, whose protein sequence is MPTVVMLEALAFGLDHLAAAAERHGVGLVLLTFDRAYYRRQLAACGERVRVVDVDTFDLGAVRKALDGLGPVDGLIANTDTWSPIAEALAAEYGFPNVLRGSALFRDKTAVRNRLAEAGLTAARAVRGDRWAATPAAQRPPLAIVKDAAGTSSKHVHLAESAAEVDALIAGLTAKGVPAERITIEPYACGPLFSAETYSTAEGTTLLGISSRTMSELPEFRELDLTFPVGHGTAWEREIEVWAGEVLRVLGRGTGPAHIEFIRTAEGPELVEVNPRLGGGHIGEAVLRTTGVDVYELLLAQALEPRIERRHLAAATHRPETGGYAQVLKYTRRTGPLGEVTGAEALAAFPGEVGWTRLKAAGDEITAVTDQGACYGFLTATGPSPEEALQRALAAARHLRIRTTGEEHGR, encoded by the coding sequence ATGCCGACCGTGGTGATGCTGGAGGCCCTCGCCTTCGGCCTTGACCACCTCGCCGCAGCCGCCGAGCGGCACGGGGTGGGTCTCGTCCTGCTGACCTTCGACCGTGCCTACTACCGGCGGCAGTTGGCCGCCTGCGGGGAGCGCGTCCGGGTCGTGGACGTGGACACCTTCGACCTCGGCGCCGTCCGCAAGGCGCTGGACGGGCTCGGCCCGGTGGACGGGCTGATCGCCAACACCGACACCTGGTCGCCGATCGCCGAGGCGCTGGCCGCCGAGTACGGCTTCCCCAACGTGTTGCGCGGGTCGGCGCTGTTCCGCGACAAGACCGCGGTGCGCAACCGCCTGGCCGAGGCCGGCCTCACCGCCGCCCGCGCGGTGCGCGGCGACCGGTGGGCCGCCACCCCCGCCGCGCAGCGGCCCCCGCTCGCGATCGTCAAGGACGCGGCCGGCACCAGCAGCAAGCACGTCCACCTGGCCGAGAGCGCCGCCGAAGTGGACGCATTGATCGCCGGGTTGACCGCCAAGGGCGTCCCGGCCGAGCGGATCACGATCGAGCCGTACGCCTGCGGCCCGCTGTTCAGTGCCGAGACGTACAGCACCGCCGAGGGCACCACCCTGCTGGGCATCAGCAGCCGCACGATGTCCGAGCTGCCCGAGTTCCGCGAGCTCGACCTGACCTTCCCGGTCGGCCACGGCACCGCCTGGGAGCGGGAGATCGAGGTCTGGGCCGGCGAGGTGCTCCGGGTGCTCGGCCGGGGCACCGGGCCCGCGCACATCGAGTTCATCAGGACGGCCGAGGGCCCCGAGCTGGTCGAGGTCAACCCCCGGCTCGGCGGCGGACACATCGGCGAGGCGGTGCTGCGCACCACCGGCGTGGACGTCTACGAGCTGCTGCTCGCCCAGGCGTTGGAGCCCCGGATCGAGCGGCGGCACCTCGCCGCCGCCACCCACCGCCCCGAGACCGGCGGCTACGCCCAGGTGCTCAAGTACACCCGGCGCACCGGCCCGCTCGGCGAGGTGACCGGAGCCGAGGCGCTGGCCGCCTTCCCCGGCGAGGTCGGCTGGACCCGGCTCAAGGCCGCCGGGGACGAGATCACCGCGGTCACCGACCAGGGCGCCTGCTACGGCTTCCTGACCGCCACCGGGCCCAGCCCCGAGGAGGCCCTGCAGCGGGCCCTGGCCGCCGCCCGCCACCTGCGGATCCGCACCACCGGAGAGGAGCACGGACGATGA